The Desulfovibrio sp. JC022 genome window below encodes:
- a CDS encoding ABC transporter permease produces the protein MFLQAVLLSFRTLRRNKLRSCLTVLGIVIGVGSVIAVVVIGQGASRKLTSEISSLGSKMIMIYPDEENGVGFAGETSNLIPFKNSDVEAIKREFPDCGGVAPVAESGAVAVFGSNNCRTSVTGTESSYFSIRNWKIKSGRIFSSSEERVGKSVCIIGEKVSKNLFKGMNPIGFSIRIDRFAYQVIGVLKSKGGSMVGKEQDDVVLVPLKVLQRRISGTKDVDMILVGCGPGQDSTTLKRQLKQVMIERRPVPPGHGNNFAIEDMKEIIKTVKKQTGTFTTFISAIAAISLLVGGIGIMNIMLVSVTERTREIGIRMAVGAQENDILIQFLVEAVVLSLFGGLLGISLGLLIPMVVTSYMKIPFVIDMRIILISFAFSGLVGIVFGYFPARRAARMNPIDALRHE, from the coding sequence ATGTTTCTACAAGCTGTGCTGCTCTCTTTCCGGACCCTGCGGCGTAACAAACTCCGTTCCTGCCTGACTGTGCTTGGTATTGTCATCGGCGTGGGGTCGGTAATTGCCGTTGTGGTTATCGGGCAGGGGGCCAGCCGGAAATTGACCAGTGAAATTTCCAGCCTCGGCAGCAAAATGATCATGATTTATCCTGATGAGGAAAACGGGGTCGGATTCGCCGGGGAAACATCGAATCTTATTCCATTCAAAAATTCCGATGTAGAGGCCATTAAGCGGGAGTTTCCTGATTGTGGCGGGGTTGCGCCTGTTGCTGAATCCGGGGCAGTGGCGGTTTTCGGGAGTAATAATTGCCGGACTTCGGTAACCGGGACTGAAAGCAGCTATTTTTCCATCAGAAATTGGAAGATTAAATCCGGCAGGATTTTTAGTTCCAGTGAGGAAAGGGTGGGGAAATCCGTCTGCATTATTGGAGAAAAGGTCAGTAAAAATCTTTTTAAGGGAATGAACCCCATCGGTTTTTCCATCCGTATCGACCGTTTTGCCTATCAGGTGATCGGCGTGCTTAAGTCCAAGGGTGGCTCCATGGTCGGCAAGGAGCAGGATGATGTAGTCCTTGTGCCGCTTAAGGTTTTGCAGCGCAGGATTTCAGGAACCAAGGATGTCGATATGATTCTGGTTGGTTGCGGTCCCGGTCAGGATTCAACCACCCTCAAGCGGCAGCTTAAGCAGGTCATGATTGAACGGCGTCCGGTTCCCCCCGGACACGGGAATAATTTTGCCATTGAGGATATGAAGGAAATTATCAAGACGGTAAAGAAACAGACCGGGACCTTCACAACTTTTATCAGTGCCATTGCCGCCATCAGTCTGCTGGTGGGGGGGATAGGAATCATGAATATCATGCTTGTCTCCGTAACTGAAAGAACCCGTGAAATCGGCATCCGTATGGCAGTGGGCGCACAGGAAAACGATATTTTGATTCAGTTTCTTGTGGAAGCTGTCGTACTTTCCCTGTTCGGCGGTTTACTGGGGATATCCCTTGGCTTACTTATTCCCATGGTCGTTACCAGTTACATGAAGATTCCTTTTGTCATTGATATGCGCATTATCCTGATAAGTTTTGCTTTTTCCGGA
- a CDS encoding ABC transporter ATP-binding protein — MIELKNITRVYNTGGAEVRALDGIDMTIENGEFVAVMGSSGSGKSTTMNILGCLDAPSSGSYLFEGLDVTSLDRSQKARLRRRYLGFVFQGFNLLSRTTALENVELPLVYRGLAKKERRRMAYNALDKVGLADRAMHTTTEMSGGQQQRVAIARAIVCNPFLLLADEPTGNLDSARSTEIMQLLTSLQAEHGITVVMVTHEPEMALWASRTIEFRDGKIIKEGH; from the coding sequence ATGATTGAGCTTAAAAATATAACCCGTGTCTACAATACCGGTGGAGCTGAAGTTCGGGCTTTGGACGGCATAGACATGACCATTGAGAATGGTGAATTCGTGGCGGTCATGGGCAGTTCCGGTTCAGGTAAGTCCACAACAATGAATATTCTCGGTTGTCTGGATGCCCCCTCCTCCGGCAGTTATCTCTTTGAGGGGCTTGATGTTACCTCGCTGGATAGAAGTCAGAAAGCCCGGTTGCGCAGGAGATATCTCGGGTTCGTCTTTCAGGGCTTCAATCTGCTCAGCCGGACAACCGCCCTTGAAAATGTTGAATTACCTCTTGTGTACCGGGGCCTTGCCAAGAAGGAACGGCGCAGGATGGCTTATAACGCTCTGGATAAAGTCGGCCTTGCTGACCGGGCCATGCATACCACCACGGAAATGTCCGGCGGTCAGCAGCAGCGGGTGGCTATTGCCCGTGCCATCGTCTGTAATCCATTTCTGCTTCTCGCTGACGAACCTACTGGTAACCTTGACTCTGCGCGCAGTACCGAGATCATGCAATTGCTGACTTCATTGCAGGCTGAGCACGGCATAACCGTGGTCATGGTTACCCATGAACCGGAGATGGCTCTTTGGGCATCCCGGACCATAGAATTCCGGGACGGCAAGATAATCAAGGAAGGTCACTGA
- a CDS encoding efflux RND transporter periplasmic adaptor subunit, which translates to MSDHPEKREIDVASLTENKKGRWKRLFILLGLLVLAGGVFVTFLDGSEDVVEYKTAVARFGNFTVDVAASGTLQPRNKVIVGCEISGTIDKIYKDYNDKVVKGELLARMRTDELQARVNQLRAALESSRANVRKSQVDLKDKKNECLRMGKLRNKNAVSQKKFDSAVTARDMADAHLAEAKAMVRRAEANLNEAAANLKKASITSPIDGLVLTRHVEAGQAVSSGMNTPQLYTLATSLKDMRLELNIDEADVGKIRAGQTAVFTVDAYAGKKFPAKLIKLRYAPQRVQGVVTYVGIFSVNNGDLLLRPGMTAAAKIEIEQVRNKLIIPNGALRFSPADIVPENPRYTPSSENALIWVLRDGAPHKMAVRKGSTNGRFTAIVEGQLSTGDEIILSRVEKVAENSMAFTFE; encoded by the coding sequence ATGTCTGATCATCCTGAAAAAAGAGAAATTGATGTAGCTTCCCTTACAGAAAACAAGAAAGGACGATGGAAAAGATTGTTCATTCTTTTGGGATTGTTGGTGCTTGCAGGGGGAGTTTTTGTGACTTTTCTTGATGGCAGTGAGGATGTGGTCGAATATAAGACCGCTGTTGCGCGGTTCGGCAATTTCACTGTTGATGTTGCTGCCAGCGGGACCTTGCAGCCGCGCAATAAAGTTATCGTGGGTTGTGAAATTTCAGGGACAATTGATAAAATTTACAAAGACTACAACGATAAAGTTGTTAAGGGTGAACTGCTGGCTCGCATGCGTACTGATGAGTTGCAGGCCCGCGTGAATCAGCTTCGCGCTGCTCTTGAATCTTCCCGCGCAAATGTTCGTAAATCTCAGGTCGATCTGAAAGATAAAAAGAATGAATGCCTGCGCATGGGCAAGCTGCGTAATAAAAATGCGGTCTCCCAGAAAAAGTTTGATAGTGCTGTGACCGCCCGCGATATGGCTGACGCTCATCTGGCAGAAGCCAAAGCCATGGTCCGCCGGGCGGAAGCCAACCTTAATGAAGCCGCCGCTAATTTGAAAAAAGCCTCCATTACTTCGCCCATTGACGGCCTTGTGCTGACCCGCCATGTGGAGGCCGGGCAGGCCGTTTCGTCAGGCATGAATACCCCGCAACTCTATACGCTGGCGACCAGCCTCAAGGATATGCGTCTTGAGCTCAATATAGATGAGGCCGACGTGGGCAAGATCAGAGCCGGGCAAACAGCCGTATTTACAGTTGATGCCTATGCCGGGAAAAAGTTTCCTGCCAAGCTTATCAAGCTGCGTTATGCTCCGCAGCGGGTTCAGGGTGTAGTAACTTACGTGGGTATTTTTTCTGTGAACAACGGAGATCTGCTCTTGCGTCCGGGAATGACCGCTGCTGCAAAGATTGAAATTGAACAGGTTCGGAACAAATTAATCATTCCCAACGGTGCGTTACGTTTTTCTCCTGCGGATATCGTTCCTGAGAATCCTCGATACACTCCTTCCTCAGAAAATGCCCTTATCTGGGTTCTCAGGGACGGTGCTCCGCATAAGATGGCTGTACGCAAAGGCAGTACCAATGGTCGGTTCACCGCGATTGTTGAAGGACAGCTCTCCACAGGAGATGAGATCATTCTATCCCGTGTGGAAAAAGTTGCTGAGAACAGCATGGCATTCACATTTGAATAG
- a CDS encoding helix-turn-helix transcriptional regulator: protein MAILINLDVMLAKRKVSSKDLAEAVGITPQNLSVLKTGKAKAIRFSTLDAICKFLECQPGDILEFRDEEGNVNI, encoded by the coding sequence ATGGCGATACTTATTAACCTCGACGTAATGTTGGCAAAGCGGAAGGTCTCATCTAAAGATCTGGCTGAGGCTGTAGGGATTACTCCTCAGAATTTGTCCGTGCTCAAGACCGGGAAGGCCAAGGCTATCAGGTTCAGCACTCTTGATGCTATCTGCAAGTTTTTGGAGTGTCAGCCCGGTGATATTCTTGAGTTCCGGGATGAAGAAGGAAACGTAAATATTTAA
- a CDS encoding DUF2975 domain-containing protein codes for MDKIKRMSIFLKYAFLLMLLAIPAFEFGGWILFDGDPEAYFVSEFLLSFDPEYLGPLTDTQKALGLLVSAPYAGLGMYCCWQLARLFELYSQGLIFTADNSACYRRAAWALLIGEIVFPVTETAVSYIATMNNAVGERLISVTFDDANIGNIVVACVILAISWVMDEGRKLQDEAELTI; via the coding sequence ATGGACAAGATTAAGAGAATGAGCATTTTTTTGAAATACGCCTTTTTGCTGATGCTGCTGGCAATTCCTGCTTTTGAATTTGGAGGATGGATTCTGTTCGACGGCGATCCGGAAGCATATTTTGTTTCAGAATTTTTGCTGAGCTTCGATCCTGAATATTTAGGTCCCCTGACTGACACCCAGAAAGCTCTGGGCCTGTTGGTCTCAGCTCCTTACGCTGGCCTTGGAATGTATTGCTGCTGGCAATTGGCCAGACTTTTTGAGCTATACTCGCAGGGGTTGATCTTCACTGCGGATAACTCTGCCTGCTACAGGAGAGCTGCTTGGGCCTTGTTGATTGGTGAGATTGTGTTCCCGGTTACTGAGACTGCTGTTTCGTACATTGCGACCATGAATAATGCCGTAGGGGAGCGGTTGATTTCAGTTACTTTTGATGATGCCAATATAGGAAACATTGTGGTGGCTTGCGTGATTCTGGCTATTTCGTGGGTTATGGATGAAGGACGCAAGCTTCAGGACGAAGCGGAACTTACAATTTAA
- a CDS encoding RluA family pseudouridine synthase: MSAEFVKVTKAEAGQKLVRFLERRVGSDVPRSAIMRWIRKGNVRVDKGRCKPFDLVREGQIVRIPPYKADEAQQKKLPALSIIYEDENYLAVCKPAGLPTQGGTGYDDSVADRLLSMFADAPYKPAPAHRLDRDTSGVILAGKSHQGQKTLSGFFAEHGEGGKYYLAQVQGGWDQEGWTELRDKMEKRGPKGQEKVVVGTGKEAVSSVCPVKVSEKTSLLIVRLHTGRTHQIRVQLSSRGFPIVGDAKYGGRKGKMKLHCLRIETPWFTASCPADWQRQPDILDHFFS; this comes from the coding sequence ATGTCCGCAGAATTTGTAAAAGTTACTAAAGCTGAAGCAGGTCAGAAGCTGGTCCGTTTTCTTGAGAGACGGGTGGGCAGCGACGTGCCGCGTTCGGCCATTATGCGTTGGATTCGCAAAGGTAATGTGCGGGTGGATAAAGGCCGCTGCAAACCTTTCGATCTGGTGCGTGAAGGTCAGATCGTGCGTATCCCACCATATAAGGCGGATGAAGCGCAGCAGAAAAAGCTCCCCGCACTTTCCATCATTTACGAGGATGAGAATTATCTGGCCGTGTGCAAGCCAGCAGGACTGCCTACGCAGGGTGGAACCGGGTATGATGATTCGGTTGCTGACCGCCTTCTTTCCATGTTTGCGGATGCTCCTTATAAGCCTGCCCCGGCCCATCGGCTGGACCGTGATACTTCCGGCGTTATTCTGGCTGGGAAATCCCATCAGGGGCAGAAGACTCTGTCCGGTTTTTTCGCAGAACACGGTGAAGGTGGGAAATATTACCTCGCGCAGGTGCAAGGTGGCTGGGATCAAGAAGGCTGGACCGAGCTGCGTGACAAAATGGAAAAGCGCGGTCCCAAAGGGCAGGAAAAAGTTGTGGTCGGCACGGGTAAAGAGGCCGTCAGTTCTGTTTGTCCTGTAAAGGTGAGCGAGAAAACATCGTTGCTTATCGTAAGGCTTCATACAGGCCGTACCCATCAGATCAGGGTGCAGCTTTCCTCGCGCGGTTTTCCGATAGTAGGGGATGCTAAGTACGGTGGTAGAAAAGGGAAAATGAAACTCCATTGTTTGCGCATTGAAACTCCCTGGTTTACGGCTTCCTGTCCCGCGGACTGGCAAAGACAACCTGACATTTTAGATCATTTTTTTAGCTGA
- a CDS encoding TRAP transporter large permease yields MEPITIGIVGVLCLLLVILVLRVPVGFAMGIIGFIGFAKVLNLKAAYGMLGTEIWNVFSSYGLTVIPLFILMGQICFYSGVNERLYKSAYAWMGHIRGGIAMATVMACAGFAAICGSNTATAATMSTVALPEMKKFKYNPILSTGSVAAGATLGVVIPPSVVLIIIGLQTGESISRLFLGGVIPGILLCALFLFTVYMMCVAHPDWGPAGPEVSFKEKLASLPGSIEMIILFVLVMGGLFAGWFTPTEAGAAGAAFALLISIVSREMTFKRFTAAVSDTLKVSCMIMTVMLGAVIFGRFLAVTRIPFEAANFVAALPIPPTVIILLICVIYVIGGMVMDALALLLITIPIFFPIVSAMGYDPVWFGVLITIVTTLGAITPPVGVTTFIVASMAEDVSIDRVFLGVSYFLIAYVALVALMLAFPATVTFLPSLL; encoded by the coding sequence ATGGAACCGATTACTATTGGAATTGTAGGCGTTCTCTGTCTGCTGCTGGTTATTCTTGTGCTGCGTGTACCCGTGGGCTTTGCCATGGGCATTATCGGGTTTATCGGCTTTGCCAAGGTTTTGAATCTCAAAGCCGCTTACGGAATGCTGGGGACTGAAATCTGGAATGTTTTTTCATCTTACGGGCTGACAGTCATCCCCCTGTTTATTCTCATGGGCCAGATCTGTTTTTATTCCGGGGTCAATGAGCGGCTTTACAAGTCCGCCTATGCATGGATGGGGCATATTCGAGGCGGAATTGCCATGGCAACGGTCATGGCCTGTGCCGGGTTTGCAGCTATCTGCGGGTCCAACACCGCCACCGCCGCCACCATGTCCACCGTGGCTCTGCCGGAAATGAAGAAATTCAAGTACAATCCCATTCTTTCCACCGGCTCTGTGGCTGCCGGGGCGACTCTTGGTGTGGTCATTCCTCCCAGTGTAGTGCTGATCATCATCGGCCTTCAGACCGGGGAATCCATCAGTAGATTGTTTCTGGGCGGGGTAATTCCCGGAATTCTGCTTTGCGCTCTTTTTCTGTTCACCGTATACATGATGTGTGTTGCCCACCCGGATTGGGGGCCGGCGGGTCCGGAAGTTTCCTTCAAGGAAAAGCTGGCCTCTCTGCCCGGTTCAATTGAGATGATTATCCTTTTTGTGCTGGTCATGGGCGGGCTTTTTGCAGGTTGGTTTACTCCTACCGAGGCTGGAGCCGCAGGGGCGGCATTTGCTCTTTTGATCAGCATTGTTTCCCGCGAGATGACTTTTAAACGATTTACTGCCGCTGTCAGCGATACCCTAAAAGTTTCCTGCATGATCATGACGGTAATGCTTGGGGCTGTGATCTTCGGGCGTTTTCTGGCTGTTACCCGTATCCCGTTTGAGGCCGCTAATTTCGTGGCAGCATTGCCGATTCCGCCTACGGTTATCATTCTGCTTATCTGTGTGATCTACGTCATCGGCGGCATGGTAATGGATGCGTTGGCTCTGCTGCTGATAACCATCCCCATCTTTTTCCCCATTGTCAGTGCCATGGGTTACGATCCGGTCTGGTTCGGTGTTTTGATTACCATTGTGACCACTCTGGGGGCCATCACCCCGCCAGTGGGGGTAACTACGTTTATCGTTGCTTCCATGGCTGAGGATGTGTCCATTGATCGGGTTTTTCTGGGCGTGAGTTATTTCTTGATCGCCTACGTTGCACTGGTCGCGCTGATGCTCGCCTTTCCGGCAACTGTTACTTTTTTGCCTAGTTTACTTTAA
- a CDS encoding TRAP transporter small permease, whose translation MIDYLEKIAIWICRALAVIAGTALTLMILLACANMVSRAVWVPVKGTFELMGFLGAVTAGFSLGFSQLHRSHIAVGLLFRHFPGPVQVVLDALSSAVSCVFFFFCANETFKWGMFLYDLEEVSETLGIHFYPFVFAVAFGCLAMAFVIMLDILRILRGKEPLKPA comes from the coding sequence ATGATTGATTATCTTGAAAAAATTGCCATCTGGATTTGCCGCGCTCTGGCGGTAATTGCCGGAACTGCACTGACGCTGATGATTCTGCTGGCCTGCGCGAACATGGTTTCGCGTGCTGTCTGGGTTCCGGTCAAGGGGACCTTTGAGCTGATGGGATTTCTGGGTGCGGTGACAGCCGGGTTTTCTTTGGGCTTTTCACAGCTGCATCGCAGCCATATTGCGGTGGGACTTTTATTCCGCCATTTTCCCGGACCGGTACAGGTTGTGCTTGATGCATTGTCCAGTGCGGTTTCTTGTGTGTTCTTCTTTTTTTGCGCCAATGAGACTTTTAAATGGGGCATGTTTCTTTATGACCTTGAAGAGGTTTCAGAGACCTTGGGCATCCATTTTTATCCCTTTGTGTTTGCCGTGGCTTTTGGCTGTCTGGCTATGGCTTTTGTAATCATGCTTGATATTCTTCGTATCCTGCGCGGCAAGGAACCGCTTAAACCCGCATAA
- a CDS encoding TRAP transporter substrate-binding protein — protein sequence MRTGKKAGMLAVFMLCAVLLSSVSVVSAAEVSLSYANFPPAKTFPCVQMERWKQEVEKRTGGKVQVQTYPGSTLLGAKNTLRGVMQGQADIGCVSLAYHPGVFPLSSVFELPLGFTTSTSASLALWDLYTKYQPKEFKKFKVLTMFASAPSNIMTKVPVRTLADLKGLEVRASGILSKILESLGATPVSMPMSATPEALQKGVVKGLFSSFEVLKDLNFAEICRYETETNTAVYPFAIIMNKNSWNSLPEDVKKVLNDLGREQAEWTGKYMDEHVTRSLAWAKDKYSIEMIKLSDADMKAIKDKTLPLIDDWKKKAAEKGIDGAAVLSDIEVSRIKYEK from the coding sequence ATGAGAACCGGAAAAAAAGCCGGGATGCTTGCTGTGTTCATGTTGTGTGCTGTCCTTTTAAGTTCTGTTTCTGTTGTTTCTGCGGCGGAAGTCAGCCTTAGTTATGCAAACTTTCCACCTGCTAAAACTTTTCCCTGTGTACAGATGGAACGCTGGAAACAGGAAGTGGAAAAAAGAACCGGTGGTAAAGTTCAGGTTCAGACCTATCCCGGATCAACCCTGCTGGGTGCAAAAAATACCCTGCGCGGTGTCATGCAGGGGCAGGCCGATATCGGGTGTGTGAGCCTTGCTTATCATCCGGGTGTATTTCCGCTCAGTTCCGTCTTTGAGCTTCCGCTTGGATTTACCACTTCAACTTCCGCCAGCCTTGCCCTTTGGGATCTTTATACCAAATACCAGCCCAAGGAATTTAAGAAGTTCAAGGTGCTGACCATGTTCGCTTCCGCACCTTCCAATATTATGACCAAGGTTCCTGTTCGTACTCTTGCCGACCTGAAAGGTCTGGAAGTGCGTGCTTCCGGTATTCTGTCCAAAATTCTTGAATCGCTTGGTGCGACCCCGGTTTCCATGCCTATGTCCGCGACTCCCGAAGCCTTGCAGAAAGGTGTGGTCAAAGGTCTTTTTTCCTCTTTTGAGGTGCTTAAGGACTTGAATTTTGCCGAGATTTGCCGTTATGAAACCGAAACCAACACAGCGGTGTATCCTTTTGCCATCATCATGAACAAGAATTCATGGAATTCCCTGCCTGAAGACGTCAAGAAAGTTCTCAACGATCTCGGTCGTGAGCAGGCTGAATGGACCGGAAAGTACATGGATGAGCACGTGACCCGTTCTCTTGCATGGGCTAAGGACAAATATTCCATTGAGATGATCAAGTTGTCTGACGCTGACATGAAAGCCATCAAGGATAAGACCCTGCCGCTGATTGATGACTGGAAGAAGAAAGCTGCCGAAAAGGGCATTGACGGTGCAGCTGTCTTGTCCGATATCGAAGTTTCCCGCATTAAATATGAAAAATAG
- a CDS encoding FG-GAP-like repeat-containing protein has translation MSFRRLMIFFIVAVTMLAASAAFAKDARTYAVYPFEINGPSQYKYLSRGVQTMLTSRLNWTGHFEPMAGSADLKEADTPKNQVDEVKKVQSLEVDYIAIGSVVIVGKQASVDVRMINADGHSWTKSAQTTISELIPAIDGIAKDIKGELFKKPGSQKASEEEKQREESRPDSPLNPEFVTAAGAGKVMESKINPQFRYQGGTETPGRWRSQTMKFVNRGGFVQDVTGDGKKDLVVLSETDVKVMAIDGQHLKEIATYSYGKRASGLRISGIDLDRDGVYEVVLCTEMSRKPYSYIISFKGKTPKVLLDRSKNFLSVIRTPPNFTEALVGQRFDPHRTFYSKDLVEYTYSNGDLIPVRKLKVPANTNVFNLTYLPIKGGDYKIIVLNKYGRINLFDDKLEPTYESANTYNSAAVAIDTVSKSRGFNEENKKERMEHNYFIPMPIAVASISDPNKKEVLLNKDLSVAGQVFSNYKNFSQGEIHAEYWDGVGLNLAWKTRRIKGTVTSYGVADIDNDGADELYCILNTYPGSLGVKYRKTLIMAYELNMGQ, from the coding sequence ATGTCGTTTCGACGTTTGATGATTTTTTTCATTGTCGCCGTTACCATGCTGGCTGCCAGTGCAGCTTTTGCAAAAGATGCCCGTACCTATGCGGTTTACCCTTTTGAGATTAATGGGCCGTCCCAATACAAGTATCTGAGCCGTGGTGTCCAAACCATGCTGACTTCACGTTTGAACTGGACCGGGCATTTCGAGCCCATGGCCGGTTCTGCCGATTTGAAGGAAGCTGACACACCTAAAAATCAAGTGGATGAAGTCAAGAAAGTTCAATCCCTAGAAGTTGATTATATTGCTATTGGCTCTGTGGTGATTGTTGGAAAACAGGCTTCCGTGGATGTACGCATGATCAATGCTGATGGGCATTCATGGACTAAAAGTGCCCAGACTACAATTTCCGAGCTGATTCCTGCAATTGATGGCATAGCTAAGGATATTAAGGGTGAGCTTTTCAAGAAACCGGGTAGCCAAAAAGCCAGCGAAGAAGAGAAACAACGTGAGGAATCCCGTCCGGACAGCCCCTTGAACCCTGAGTTCGTCACTGCGGCTGGAGCTGGAAAGGTTATGGAAAGTAAGATTAACCCCCAGTTCAGGTATCAGGGCGGAACAGAAACTCCCGGACGCTGGCGCAGCCAGACCATGAAATTCGTTAACCGTGGCGGATTTGTGCAGGATGTGACCGGTGACGGCAAAAAAGATCTGGTTGTTTTGTCTGAAACCGACGTGAAGGTTATGGCTATCGACGGGCAGCACCTGAAGGAAATCGCTACCTATAGCTACGGTAAGCGTGCTTCCGGATTGCGTATAAGCGGTATTGATCTGGACAGGGACGGAGTTTACGAAGTTGTCCTGTGTACAGAAATGAGCAGGAAGCCTTACTCATATATCATTTCATTTAAGGGTAAGACTCCCAAGGTCCTGCTCGACCGTAGCAAGAACTTTCTTTCTGTTATCAGAACCCCCCCGAACTTTACTGAAGCTCTGGTGGGACAGCGTTTTGACCCGCACAGAACTTTTTATTCCAAAGATCTTGTTGAATACACATATTCCAACGGTGATTTGATTCCGGTTCGTAAGTTGAAAGTTCCCGCCAACACCAATGTTTTTAACCTGACTTATCTGCCGATCAAAGGTGGCGATTACAAAATCATTGTTTTAAACAAGTATGGGCGGATCAATCTTTTTGATGATAAACTTGAACCTACTTATGAGAGTGCCAATACTTATAACTCTGCGGCAGTAGCTATTGATACTGTTTCAAAGTCACGCGGATTTAACGAGGAAAACAAGAAGGAACGCATGGAGCATAATTACTTTATTCCCATGCCCATTGCTGTTGCTTCTATTTCCGATCCCAATAAAAAAGAAGTCTTGTTGAATAAAGACCTTTCTGTGGCCGGACAGGTCTTCTCCAACTACAAGAACTTCTCGCAGGGGGAAATTCATGCCGAGTACTGGGATGGAGTCGGCCTTAACCTTGCCTGGAAGACCCGTCGGATCAAAGGAACAGTGACCAGCTACGGAGTAGCCGACATTGATAATGACGGAGCAGACGAACTTTATTGCATCCTGAATACTTATCCCGGATCGCTGGGAGTTAAGTACCGCAAAACTCTCATCATGGCCTACGAACTCAATATGGGCCAATAA
- a CDS encoding RsmB/NOP family class I SAM-dependent RNA methyltransferase encodes MNTDLRTFRLICGPKDVETVEELLRAQGFEFRPEPFYSMARILEKEPFPLGESVAARFGRIYIQDRSSMLPPLMLGPDEGDVVLDMCAAPGSKTGLLARLVGRDGFVLASEPSSDRLALLRQNLRKVQAVNTATVHYESQKLPLPPSSWKIIQLDPPCSGWGTLNKNPKAMEVWKGEKTIPLVKLQRKLLSKAYELLAPGGRLVYSTCTTNVQENEEQTRFATEELGFELFDLPHPEGFTIADPLLPNMDGVLRVDGSGGGQGFYLCGLRKPGNEEKQIPDTCNPPGKKINFKRTEIPDSVDLTALPEGEIYEFKGKAMFLNKHALEILPKELRWQGFHIGKLNRDKFKPDPFGRCLLPEKPDSSALVIENPQDITNLLAGQSLSAPAKGKGPVGLYYKDMLLGFTGKKGPRYIWTDK; translated from the coding sequence ATGAACACAGATTTAAGAACATTCAGGCTGATCTGCGGACCAAAGGACGTGGAAACAGTGGAAGAGCTGCTCCGCGCGCAGGGTTTTGAATTCAGACCGGAACCATTCTATTCCATGGCCCGCATTCTGGAAAAGGAACCTTTCCCGCTGGGCGAATCCGTAGCCGCCAGATTCGGACGCATTTACATACAGGACCGTTCATCCATGCTGCCGCCGCTCATGCTGGGCCCGGACGAAGGCGATGTGGTGCTGGACATGTGCGCCGCCCCCGGCAGCAAAACCGGACTGTTGGCCCGTCTGGTAGGCCGTGACGGATTCGTGCTGGCCAGCGAACCTTCCAGTGACCGTCTGGCCCTGCTGCGCCAGAATCTGCGCAAAGTGCAGGCTGTGAACACCGCAACGGTTCATTATGAATCCCAAAAACTGCCTCTTCCCCCATCAAGTTGGAAAATCATCCAGCTCGACCCGCCATGCAGCGGCTGGGGCACTCTGAATAAAAACCCAAAGGCTATGGAAGTCTGGAAGGGTGAAAAAACTATCCCGCTGGTCAAGCTGCAACGCAAGCTGCTGAGCAAGGCATACGAACTGCTCGCCCCCGGAGGACGGCTAGTCTACTCCACCTGCACCACCAACGTGCAGGAAAATGAAGAGCAAACCCGTTTCGCCACTGAAGAACTGGGCTTTGAGCTTTTCGATCTCCCGCACCCCGAGGGATTCACCATTGCCGATCCGCTTCTGCCAAACATGGATGGAGTGCTGCGCGTGGATGGTTCCGGCGGAGGACAGGGATTTTATCTTTGCGGGCTGCGCAAGCCGGGTAACGAAGAAAAACAAATCCCGGATACCTGCAATCCTCCGGGTAAAAAAATTAATTTCAAGAGAACCGAAATCCCCGATTCAGTAGATCTCACAGCTCTTCCCGAAGGGGAAATATATGAATTCAAGGGCAAAGCTATGTTTCTGAACAAACATGCCCTAGAAATCCTGCCCAAGGAACTGCGCTGGCAGGGATTCCACATCGGAAAACTGAACCGGGACAAATTCAAGCCAGACCCTTTCGGACGCTGTTTGCTGCCGGAAAAGCCGGACAGTTCGGCACTGGTGATCGAAAATCCGCAGGACATTACCAACCTGCTGGCGGGGCAGAGTCTCTCCGCCCCTGCCAAGGGCAAAGGCCCGGTAGGACTCTATTATAAAGATATGCTGCTCGGATTTACCGGAAAAAAAGGACCCCGGTACATCTGGACGGACAAATAA